One part of the Lotus japonicus ecotype B-129 chromosome 2, LjGifu_v1.2 genome encodes these proteins:
- the LOC130737155 gene encoding NAC domain-containing protein 83-like — translation MEDLIMTYEDEDGSVQLLPGYMFDPTDEIRVDFYLKRRVEIYNKMVFWISFVFADGKIFNERKCFFYNTMGRDLENIDIRVAGSGQWRVMKKGEDVSIPQNNQVIGRRNTLNFWEMQGACARRTRWEMHELCLTSIANQSKLANWAIYCIFKNKDAKKANNARGCNGESSNTSSVEVIDFNVESDNGKIFNERKCFFYNTMSRDLKNTDMRVAGSGQWRVMEKDKYIPILRNDQMTNWAVYRILKNKDEKKVKDARGCNEESSNAGSTEVIDFNVESDIFSETFPNGPLLK, via the exons ATGGAGGACCTGATCATGACTTATGAAGACGAGGATGGGAGTGTTCAATTGCTACCTGGGTACATGTTTGATCCTACTGATGAGATTCGTGTGGATTTTTACTTGAAGAGGAGG gTGGAAATTTACAATAAGATGGTGTTTTGGATTTCATTTGTGTTTGCAGATGGGAAGATTTTCAATGAACGCAAGTGCTTCTTCTACAACACTATGGGACGTGATCTTGAGAACATTGACATAAGAGTTGCTGGGAGTGGCCAGTGGAGAGTAATGAAAAAAGGAGAAGATGTGTCTATCCCTCAAAACAATCAAGTGATTGGGAGGAGGAACACCCTGAATTTTTGGGAAATGCAAGGAGCATGTGCTAGGAGGACCAGATGGGAGATGCATGAGTTGTGTCTTACGTCAATTGCTAACCAATCTAAG CTGGCAAACTGGGCTATTTACTGCATCTTTAAAAATAAGGATGCAAAGAAGGCGAATAATGCACGAGGTTGTAATGGCGAAAGCTCTAATACTAGTAGCGTTGAAGTCATTGATTTTAATGTTGAGAGTGACA ATGGAAAGATTTTCAATGAACGCAAGTGCTTCTTCTACAATACCATGAGTCGTGATCTTAAAAACACTGACATGAGAGTTGCAGGGAGTGGCCAGTGGAGAGTTATGGAAAAAGATAAATATATTCCTATCCTCCGAAATGATCAG ATGACAAATTGGGCTGTTTACCGCATCTTGAAGAATAAGGATGAAAAGAAGGTGAAAGATGCAAGAGGGTGTAATGAGGAAAGCTCCAATGCTGGGAGTACTGAAGTCATTGATTTCAATGTTGAGAGTGACATTTTCTCAGAAACCTTCCCCAATGGCCCGCTCCTTAAGTGA